In one Watersipora subatra chromosome 6, tzWatSuba1.1, whole genome shotgun sequence genomic region, the following are encoded:
- the LOC137398518 gene encoding zinc finger protein OZF-like isoform X1: MPGEELEGCRGLIFLYHDESKRVTVKWIGKEIGKKEKSLAERTLLSLFAECACEEDDDYGCAYDPLSLVPTPAECREGYVTEDSESEAEPSINNLSDDDGDSIMDEEFYMKESMERREKLEDHELLFEALSKSDSRVINLHVDPSTGAVDVEGSDEDSDEDMEIIRMLRKTKQTTPLQGLKGLGTRLCKYCGKYFSSSDSLTKHELTHTGERPHPCTLCDKRFTQRAHLRTHLLTHTKEKPHICQYCNRGFALKATLISHELTHTGIKPHLCSVCGRAFTSKSEMKRHEALHYEDGLESTKEIRKKFMPKIHACTDCGKAFSHKRTLANHMLTHTGVKAHNCSYCGKAFALKGSKDTHELIHTGEKPHQCPICDTRFTQISHLKAHVLTHTGARPHECSICGKAFALKGNLRAHELIHIKKV; the protein is encoded by the exons ATGCCTGGAGAGGAATTGGAAGGCTGTAGAGGCCTAATATTTCTTTATCATGACGAGAGCAAGCGGGTGACAGTGAAGTGGATTGGCAAAGAAATTGGTAAAAAGGAAAAGTCTCTTGCTGAGCGGACTCTTCTCTCGTTGTTTGCCG AATGTGCTTGTGAAGAAGATGACGACTATGGCTGTGCTTATGATCCCCTTAGTCTAGTACCAACTCCAGCAG AGTGTAGGGAGGGTTATGTGACTGAAGACAGTGAATCCGAGGCAGAACCTTCCATCAACAACCTCTCAG ACGACGATGGCGATTCTATAATGGATGAGGAATTTTACATGAAGGAAAGCATGGAGAGGCGAGAGAAGCTCGAGGACCATGAACTGCTATTCGAGGCACTCTCTAAAAGCGATAGTCGGGTCATCAACTTACACGTAGACCCATCTACCGGGGCTGTTGATGTCGAGGGCTCTGACGAGGACTCTGATGAAG ACATGGAGATTATCAGAATGCTGCGGAAAACCAAGCAGACGACACCTCTCCAGGGTTTAAAGG GATTGGGAACGAGGTTATGTAAATACTGCGGTAAATACTTCAGCTCCAGTGATTCACTCACAAAGCACGAATTAACTCACACAGGAGAGCGACCTCATCCTTGCACTCTGTGCGATAAGCGTTTCACGCAGAGGGCCCACCTTCGTACTCACCTCCTGACACACACCAAAGAAAAACCCCACATCTGTCAGTATTGCAACAGAGGTTTCGCACTGAAGGCAACACTCATTTCACACGAGCTCACGCATACCGGCATCAAGCCTCACCTTTGCTCGGTTTGTGGAAGGGCGTTTACTAGCAAGAGCGAGATGAAAAGGCACGAGGCCCTTCACTACGAAGATGGTTTAGAGAGCACAAAGGAAATAAGGAAGAAGTTTATGCCAAAGATTCATGCTTGTACAGATTGTGGTAAAGCCTTTTCGCACAAGCGTACACTCGCCAATCACATGTTGACTCATACCGGAGTAAAAGCGCACAACTGCTCCTACTGCGGGAAAGCATTCGCGCTCAAAGGCAGTAAAGATACGCATGAGCTGATACACACGGGTGAGAAGCCTCACCAATGTCCCATATGTGATACCAGGTTCACACAGATCAGTCACCTGAAGGCACACGTACTGACACACACTGGCGCCAGGCCGCACGAGTGCTCAATATGTGGAAAGGCCTTCGCTCTAAAGGGGAATCTAAGGGCTCACGAGCTAATTCACATAAAGAAAGTATAG
- the LOC137398518 gene encoding gastrula zinc finger protein XlCGF57.1-like isoform X2, which yields MPGEELEGCRGLIFLYHDESKRVTVKWIGKEIGKKEKSLAERTLLSLFAECACEEDDDYGCAYDPLSLVPTPAECREGYVTEDSESEAEPSINNLSDDDGDSIMDEEFYMKESMERREKLEDHELLFEALSKSDSRVINLHVDPSTGAVDVEGSDEDSDEDMEIIRMLRKTKQTTPLQGLKGSRMHVCHICGKAFSSKHYLREHESIHTGITPHKCSVCDKHFTQKAHLQTHMLTHTKDKSHICATCGQSFALKATLASHELTHTDPMLHFCATCRHSFSNKSDLRRHEAMHEDFLHEDRPKDETRPYICAVCGKDFALKRTLMNHELIHTGIKAHQCAYCGKAFALKGSLTTHELTHTGEKPHQCLICDRRFTQLSHLKAHTLTHTGARPHECSLCGKAFALRGNLRAHELTHIKRVT from the exons ATGCCTGGAGAGGAATTGGAAGGCTGTAGAGGCCTAATATTTCTTTATCATGACGAGAGCAAGCGGGTGACAGTGAAGTGGATTGGCAAAGAAATTGGTAAAAAGGAAAAGTCTCTTGCTGAGCGGACTCTTCTCTCGTTGTTTGCCG AATGTGCTTGTGAAGAAGATGACGACTATGGCTGTGCTTATGATCCCCTTAGTCTAGTACCAACTCCAGCAG AGTGTAGGGAGGGTTATGTGACTGAAGACAGTGAATCCGAGGCAGAACCTTCCATCAACAACCTCTCAG ACGACGATGGCGATTCTATAATGGATGAGGAATTTTACATGAAGGAAAGCATGGAGAGGCGAGAGAAGCTCGAGGACCATGAACTGCTATTCGAGGCACTCTCTAAAAGCGATAGTCGGGTCATCAACTTACACGTAGACCCATCTACCGGGGCTGTTGATGTCGAGGGCTCTGACGAGGACTCTGATGAAG ACATGGAGATTATCAGAATGCTGCGGAAAACCAAGCAGACGACACCTCTCCAGGGTTTAAAGG GATCTAGGATGCATGTGTGCCACATTTGTGGTAAGGCCTTCAGCAGCAAGCATTATCTTCGTGAGCATGAGTCGATTCACACTGGCATCACACCTCACAAATGTTCAGTTTGTGATAAGCACTTCACACAAAAGGCACACTTGCAAACCCATATGCTCACGCACACGAAAGACAAATCACACATATGCGCTACATGTGGTCAAAGTTTCGCATTGAAAGCCACCCTCGCCTCTCATGAACTTACTCATACTGACCCTATGCTTCATTTTTGTGCGACATGTAGGCATTCATTTAGTAATAAAAGTGATTTGCGACGACACGAAGCAATGCATGAAGATTTTCTTCATGAAGATAGACCGAAAGATGAAACAAGACCTTACATATGTGCTGTCTGTGGTAAAGATTTTGCGCTCAAACGAACATTGATGAACCATGAACTTATTCATACAGGAATAAAAGCTCACCAGTGTGCTTATTGTGGCAAAGCATTTGCGTTGAAAGGTAGTTTAACAACGCATGAGTTAACTCACACCGGAGAAAAGCCTCATCAGTGCCTAATCTGCGACAGACGCTTCACACAGCTTAGTCACCTTAAGGCACACACTCTAACCCACACAGGCGCTCGACCGCATGAATGTAGTCTCTGTGGAAAAGCCTTTGCGCTGAGAGGGAATCTGCGAGCTCAtgaactaacacatataaaaaGAGTGACATAA